One Brevibacillus choshinensis genomic window carries:
- a CDS encoding acyl-CoA thioester hydrolase/BAAT C-terminal domain-containing protein, whose protein sequence is MMLPQIDVTPSTALLDVPVHITLSGFAPHQLITLHATLNDGLPGGELTASSHAIFQADDEGSVDLVSQAPLFGTYEGIDPMGLFWSMHVQTQRFFSPYSLDMFEFAPRSTTIQLSAEVHDKVVAKATVTRIFVSPEVSIAKIRDHGIVGLYFSHSHAEPRPAILVLGGSEGGIGSCSQFAALFASHGYPALALAYFQCDDLPDDIRQIPLEYIQNAIRWLKQQPQVDSEKIVVFGRSKGAELALVIGAYDPEVRAVIASSPSSTVCLGCDREYSGSDLFSPQSSWSFRGEPLPFVHWTEAQAQEAQALLKAGQRIDHIHAQTWKDCEWLEDATIPVERINGPIMLLSSDDDHWWPAAEHCDRIVARLQEKNFSHDVVHLRYENTGHMIRFPYIPATRVQLNGGTAKNNAYASEHSWREVLQFLKKAFS, encoded by the coding sequence ATGATGCTGCCACAAATTGATGTTACCCCATCAACGGCCTTGCTAGACGTTCCTGTTCACATCACACTGAGCGGATTCGCTCCGCATCAGCTGATCACCCTCCATGCTACCCTGAATGACGGTTTGCCAGGTGGAGAGTTGACTGCCTCTTCTCACGCCATTTTCCAAGCAGATGATGAAGGAAGCGTCGATCTCGTATCCCAAGCCCCTCTTTTCGGGACTTATGAAGGAATTGATCCCATGGGATTGTTCTGGTCGATGCATGTACAGACTCAGCGCTTTTTCAGTCCTTATTCTCTGGATATGTTTGAATTCGCTCCTCGTTCCACTACGATTCAATTGTCCGCTGAAGTACACGACAAGGTCGTCGCGAAAGCTACCGTCACACGCATCTTCGTCTCTCCGGAGGTGTCCATTGCGAAAATTCGTGACCATGGTATCGTCGGGCTGTACTTTTCCCATTCTCATGCCGAGCCCCGACCAGCCATTCTGGTCTTGGGAGGTAGCGAGGGAGGAATCGGTTCCTGCTCGCAGTTTGCGGCTCTGTTTGCCTCTCATGGGTATCCCGCTTTGGCATTGGCATACTTTCAGTGCGATGATCTCCCGGATGATATTCGCCAAATCCCGTTGGAATACATACAAAATGCCATTCGCTGGCTGAAACAGCAGCCGCAGGTAGACTCTGAAAAGATAGTCGTATTCGGACGATCCAAAGGGGCTGAATTGGCGCTTGTCATCGGTGCGTATGATCCTGAAGTGCGCGCGGTCATTGCCTCCAGTCCCAGCTCTACGGTATGTCTTGGCTGCGACAGGGAATATTCGGGGTCGGATCTATTCTCGCCTCAGTCATCGTGGTCCTTTCGCGGGGAGCCGCTGCCTTTTGTTCATTGGACCGAAGCCCAAGCGCAGGAAGCACAAGCCCTGCTGAAGGCGGGTCAGCGAATCGATCACATCCATGCCCAAACATGGAAGGATTGTGAGTGGCTGGAGGATGCAACCATTCCCGTAGAACGAATCAATGGACCGATCATGCTTTTGTCTTCCGATGACGACCATTGGTGGCCAGCCGCAGAGCATTGTGATCGGATCGTAGCACGCTTACAGGAAAAAAACTTCTCCCATGATGTCGTTCATTTGCGCTACGAAAATACTGGGCATATGATCCGTTTCCCCTATATCCCCGCGACTCGCGTGCAGCTCAATGGCGGAACGGCCAAAAACAACGCCTATGCCAGCGAGCACTCCTGGAGAGAAGTTCTGCAATTTTTG
- a CDS encoding Rrf2 family transcriptional regulator, with the protein MKISSRFSVAVHILSLLSIESSSHCTSEWIAGSVNTNPVIIRRVLGQLKKAGLAHVRSGTGGATLAKELKDITLLDVYRAVDVVEEGRLFHIHEQPNPQCPVGANIQFVLELILTRAQNAMEEILGKVTMEVLVTHLRHQIAAHG; encoded by the coding sequence ATGAAAATCAGTAGTCGTTTTTCCGTCGCTGTACACATCCTGTCGCTGCTTTCCATTGAATCGTCCTCACACTGCACGTCGGAATGGATCGCAGGAAGCGTCAATACGAATCCGGTCATTATCCGTAGGGTGCTGGGGCAATTGAAAAAGGCAGGGCTGGCGCATGTCCGGTCCGGTACAGGCGGAGCTACACTCGCAAAAGAATTGAAGGACATCACCTTGCTCGATGTCTACCGTGCAGTGGATGTGGTGGAAGAAGGCCGTCTCTTTCATATCCATGAGCAGCCCAATCCGCAATGCCCGGTAGGTGCCAATATTCAGTTCGTGCTGGAGCTGATCTTGACCCGTGCGCAGAATGCCATGGAAGAGATTTTAGGCAAAGTGACCATGGAGGTGCTCGTCACGCACCTGAGGCACCAGATTGCAGCCCATGGCTGA
- a CDS encoding sigma-54-dependent Fis family transcriptional regulator: MSLPNMIQPINTYLRPTDTLEDAARVMLETRFDVLPVGDEQGRLVGVFSRSSLYRMILEKLPSHTSIEGFVKTDAVTTPLERLDHITFEELERVIQNSRVGSSIIIDRDRRIIGVLTKSKVVNALVESKNDLREQLEAILQTDAWEPAPRREYAARFQEKTQGKSDHLATYQWEHILTRDKAMKQLIISAQKAARRDTSVLLRGESGTGKELFAHAIHNASKRSAGPFVTINCASVPEHLLEAEFFGYENGAFTGADRSGRMGKLELAHGGTLFLDEIGDMALHLQAKLLRVIEGKEFYRVGGTKPIHADIRIISATNAPLEEMIAQKAFREDLYYRLHVMTLSIPPLRARANDILLVANAFIKQLNPVLETSVTGIEESVQKVLYQYEWPGNIRQLRNVIERALILAENGKISFADLPEELLGRATVLHGKTIVQAAEKTEIERALRETHGNKVKAARLLGMSRSVLYEKLKKFNL, from the coding sequence GTGTCATTGCCGAACATGATTCAACCGATCAACACCTATCTTCGTCCAACAGACACCTTGGAGGATGCCGCTCGCGTCATGCTGGAAACGCGATTTGACGTCCTGCCCGTGGGTGATGAGCAGGGGCGTCTGGTAGGTGTTTTTTCGCGAAGCTCCTTATACCGCATGATCCTGGAAAAACTGCCTTCCCATACTTCTATCGAGGGATTTGTGAAAACCGATGCTGTGACGACGCCGCTGGAGAGGCTGGATCACATCACGTTCGAGGAGCTGGAGCGAGTGATTCAGAACAGCAGGGTCGGCTCCAGCATCATCATAGATAGAGACAGGCGAATCATTGGCGTACTGACAAAATCGAAGGTCGTAAACGCACTGGTAGAGTCCAAGAATGACTTGAGAGAGCAGCTGGAAGCAATCCTGCAGACAGACGCCTGGGAACCTGCACCTCGACGGGAATATGCGGCTCGCTTTCAGGAAAAGACACAAGGAAAGTCAGATCATCTGGCTACGTATCAGTGGGAACACATTCTCACACGAGATAAAGCGATGAAGCAGTTGATCATTTCTGCTCAAAAGGCTGCACGACGAGATACATCTGTCCTGCTGCGAGGGGAGAGTGGAACGGGCAAAGAGCTGTTTGCTCATGCCATCCATAATGCCAGCAAGCGCTCTGCAGGTCCGTTTGTGACGATCAACTGCGCCTCTGTACCGGAACATCTTCTTGAGGCTGAGTTTTTTGGATATGAAAATGGAGCGTTTACGGGTGCGGATCGGTCGGGGCGAATGGGCAAGCTGGAGCTGGCACACGGTGGCACACTGTTTCTCGACGAAATCGGGGATATGGCTCTGCACCTGCAGGCCAAGCTGTTGCGCGTGATCGAGGGAAAGGAGTTTTACCGGGTGGGAGGGACGAAGCCGATCCATGCAGACATCCGCATCATTTCTGCGACGAACGCCCCGCTGGAGGAGATGATCGCGCAGAAAGCATTTCGGGAAGATTTGTACTACCGTCTGCATGTCATGACGCTGTCCATACCTCCCCTGCGCGCGCGGGCAAATGACATCCTGCTCGTAGCGAATGCCTTTATCAAGCAGCTGAATCCGGTATTGGAGACGTCTGTCACCGGGATCGAGGAATCCGTCCAAAAAGTGCTCTACCAATACGAATGGCCGGGGAACATCCGTCAGCTGCGAAATGTGATCGAGCGAGCTTTGATACTTGCGGAAAATGGGAAAATCTCATTTGCGGACCTGCCGGAAGAGCTGCTAGGGCGCGCCACTGTGCTGCACGGGAAAACGATCGTGCAGGCAGCGGAAAAGACGGAGATTGAGCGTGCCTTGCGGGAGACGCATGGGAACAAAGTGAAAGCAGCACGTCTTTT